One segment of Solanum stenotomum isolate F172 chromosome 1, ASM1918654v1, whole genome shotgun sequence DNA contains the following:
- the LOC125843713 gene encoding zinc finger A20 and AN1 domain-containing stress-associated protein 5: protein MAQRTEKEETEFKAVPETITLCINCGVTGNPATNNMCQKCFNATTAATSTSSSSPTGSAVTIPHKFAEKLVRSEKSARFSSLRSLPDRKSDLDRMSQDLKKVGDWMMVKEEDQLKESLPPAKREVNRCSGCRRKVGLTGFRCRCGELFCGEHRYSDRHDCSFDYKTAGREAIARENPVVKAAKIIKV, encoded by the coding sequence atggCTCAGAGAACGGAAAAAGAAGAGACGGAGTTCAAGGCCGTACCTGAAACTATAACGCTTTGCATCAATTGTGGAGTCACAGGAAATCCAGCCACAAACAATATGTGTCAAAAGTGCTTCAACGCCACCACCGCGGCTACCTCAACTTCATCCAGCTCGCCGACGGGGTCGGCAGTGACGATTCCTCACAAGTTCGCTGAGAAATTGGTCAGATCTGAAAAATCGGCGAGATTCAGCTCGTTGAGGTCGTTGCCGGACAGGAAGTCTGATCTGGACAGGATGAGTCAAGATCTGAAGAAAGTTGGAGATTGGATGATGGTAAAGGAGGAGGATCAACTGAAGGAAAGCCTACCGCCGGCTAAGAGAGAGGTGAATCGTTGCTCCGGTTGTCGAAGGAAGGTAGGATTGACCGGATTCCGATGCCGGTGCGGCGAATTGTTCTGCGGTGAACATCGATACTCCGATCGTCATGATTGTAGCTTTGACTACAAAACCGCCGGCCGAGAAGCGATCGCGAGGGAGAATCCGGTCGTGAAAGCAGCAAAAATCATTAAAGTTTGA